The following are from one region of the Synechococcus sp. CBW1108 genome:
- a CDS encoding glycine betaine/L-proline ABC transporter ATP-binding protein, whose product MGDAIVVDHLTKLFGERSAEVLPRLRQSLTNTEIRGRYGVSVAVRDVSFRVRQGEIFVVMGLSGSGKSTLVRLLNGLITATAGEVCIGGRAVTAMKGTELVRFRRTTTAMVFQSFALFPHLSALENAAFGLSIAGRPRTEAVRRARAALKQVGLEGDAGRLPAELSGGMRQRVGLARALAMDPPVLLMDEAFSALDPLIRRGLQEELLELQRQRPRTIVFISHDLDEAIRLGDRIALMEGGRILQVGTPRQLLRDPADEHVRRFFRDVDTAQVLTVADLAEPPGLVLDPRRPPDPAQLRRATAADGVAYLVEGDQRYRGLLGREQLMAVPPWPPTETPPPGPTLAAATTVEEAIPVVAGAPYPVPVLGERSRFLGVVSARRLLRSLA is encoded by the coding sequence ATGGGGGATGCAATCGTCGTCGACCATCTCACGAAGCTGTTCGGAGAGCGGTCGGCCGAGGTGCTTCCCAGGCTCAGGCAGAGCCTGACAAACACCGAGATCCGTGGCCGCTACGGCGTCAGTGTCGCCGTGCGCGATGTCAGCTTCCGGGTGCGCCAAGGGGAGATCTTTGTGGTGATGGGGCTTTCCGGCTCCGGCAAGTCGACCCTGGTGCGGCTGCTGAACGGCCTGATCACCGCCACTGCCGGCGAGGTATGCATCGGCGGACGGGCCGTCACCGCCATGAAAGGCACCGAGCTGGTGCGCTTTCGAAGGACCACCACGGCAATGGTGTTCCAGTCCTTCGCCCTCTTCCCTCACCTCAGCGCTCTCGAGAACGCCGCCTTCGGGCTCAGCATCGCCGGGCGACCCCGGACCGAAGCGGTGCGCCGGGCCAGGGCCGCCCTCAAGCAGGTGGGCCTGGAGGGGGATGCCGGCCGGCTGCCCGCCGAGCTCTCCGGCGGCATGCGCCAGCGGGTCGGGCTAGCCCGCGCCCTGGCGATGGATCCCCCCGTGCTGCTGATGGACGAGGCCTTCTCTGCCCTTGATCCGCTGATCCGCCGCGGTCTCCAGGAGGAGCTGCTGGAGCTGCAGCGGCAACGACCGCGCACGATCGTCTTCATCTCCCACGACCTCGACGAGGCCATCCGACTCGGCGATCGCATCGCTCTGATGGAGGGAGGGCGGATTCTGCAGGTGGGGACACCTCGCCAGCTGCTACGCGACCCCGCGGACGAGCACGTGCGCCGCTTCTTCCGCGATGTGGATACAGCCCAGGTGCTCACTGTGGCGGACCTGGCCGAGCCGCCCGGGCTGGTGCTCGATCCGCGGCGCCCCCCTGATCCGGCCCAGCTGCGGCGGGCGACGGCAGCCGACGGCGTCGCGTACCTGGTGGAGGGCGACCAGCGCTACCGCGGCCTGCTGGGACGAGAGCAGCTCATGGCGGTGCCCCCCTGGCCGCCTACGGAGACGCCGCCCCCGGGCCCAACCCTGGCGGCCGCCACCACAGTGGAGGAGGCGATCCCAGTGGTGGCGGGGGCCCCGTACCCGGTGCCCGTGCTCGGGGAGCGCAGTCGCTTCCTGGGCGTTGTCTCCGCCCGCAGGTTGCTGCGAAGCCTGGCCTGA
- a CDS encoding glycine betaine ABC transporter substrate-binding protein — translation MRTTPQGRWLARLRGLAALGLACLAMAYVVRLGDDAPVAGAVGGAATTTAGSGGVGRASRMRLGWTSWADAEVVSLLVERLLERRLGLDVERVMADIGIQYEGVARGHLDLMLMAWLPETHRSYWNRVRTRVVDLGPIYTGRLGWVVPERIPAAQLGSIEDLRDPAVAARLGGRIQGIDPGSGLMQASERALEAYGLQGGLQLVPASGAAMTAVLERAMRSPDAWVVVTAWRPHWIFARHELRFLDDPRGVLGRRERIHAVARRGFDRDFPEVVDLLARFHLEQNELADLLLAARDSSPRLAVEAFLQAHPRRVAYWVNGQLEETTEAAQAGPDGPSSPSPPPR, via the coding sequence ATGAGAACCACCCCCCAGGGCCGCTGGCTCGCCCGCCTTCGGGGCCTGGCCGCTCTGGGCCTGGCCTGCTTAGCGATGGCCTATGTGGTGCGACTCGGCGACGACGCCCCAGTCGCTGGTGCCGTTGGAGGAGCCGCCACCACGACGGCGGGGAGCGGCGGCGTGGGCAGGGCCAGCCGGATGCGACTCGGCTGGACGTCCTGGGCCGACGCCGAAGTTGTGAGCCTGCTGGTTGAGCGGCTGCTGGAGCGGCGACTCGGGCTGGACGTGGAGCGGGTGATGGCTGACATCGGCATCCAGTACGAGGGGGTGGCACGCGGCCACCTTGACCTGATGCTGATGGCCTGGCTGCCCGAAACCCATCGCAGCTATTGGAATCGGGTACGCACGCGGGTGGTCGACCTCGGACCGATTTACACCGGCAGACTGGGTTGGGTCGTGCCCGAGCGGATCCCGGCAGCGCAGCTGGGTTCGATCGAGGACCTGCGGGACCCCGCCGTAGCGGCTCGGCTGGGAGGGCGGATCCAGGGGATCGACCCCGGTTCCGGCCTGATGCAGGCCTCGGAGCGGGCCCTGGAGGCCTACGGGCTTCAGGGGGGGCTGCAGCTCGTGCCGGCCAGCGGCGCAGCGATGACCGCGGTGCTCGAACGGGCGATGCGGAGCCCCGACGCCTGGGTGGTGGTGACCGCCTGGCGGCCCCATTGGATCTTCGCCCGGCACGAGCTGCGCTTCCTCGACGACCCGCGCGGGGTGCTCGGCCGCCGCGAACGGATCCACGCCGTGGCGCGCCGGGGCTTCGACCGCGACTTCCCCGAGGTCGTTGATCTGCTGGCCCGCTTCCACCTCGAGCAGAACGAGCTGGCGGATCTGCTGCTCGCTGCCCGGGACAGCAGCCCGCGACTGGCCGTGGAGGCCTTCCTGCAAGCACATCCCCGCCGTGTCGCTTACTGGGTCAACGGTCAGCTGGAGGAGACGACGGAGGCGGCGCAAGCAGGTCCGGATGGGCCGAGCTCCCCGTCGCCACCGCCTCGCTGA
- a CDS encoding valine--tRNA ligase — protein MGRAPRRHRLAEDGSGIELLANREPAEEATASGIAIKEGCGRRLEEFSVPLPFPLRPWEVLPNATVSLAPRPSVTEALPKTYDPAGTESRWQQAWETSGAFHPDPAAQGEPFSVVIPPPNVTGSLHMGHAFNTALIDTIVRFQRLRGKNVLCLPGTDHASIAVQTILEKQLKAEGKRNEDQGRKAFLEKAWEWKAGSGGTIVGQLRRLGYSVDWRRERFTLDSGCSTAVIEAFNRLHEQGLIYRGEYLVNWCPASGSAVSDLEVEMQEVDGHLWHFRYPLSSGAGFLEVATTRPETLLGDTAVAVNPNDPRYSALVGQTLTLPLVGRQIPIVADDHVDAEFGTGCVKVTPAHDPNDFAIGQRHDLPLITVMAKDGSMNEAAGRFAGLDRFEARQAVVAAMEAEGFLARVEPYRHSVPFSDRGKVPVEPLLSTQWFVKTEPLAARCREALAAAAGPDPRFVPERWAKVYRDWLTDIRDWCISRQLWWGHRIPAWFVVSETGGVITDNTPYVVARDEAEAMAKARAQFGGGTHAHPLLLEQDPDALDTWFSSGLWPFSTLGWPDEQASDLARWYPTSVLVTGFDIIFFWVARMTMLAGAFTGQMPFKDVYIHGLVRDEQNRKMSKSAGNGIDPLLLIDRYGADALRFALVREVAGAGQDIRLDYDRKSDTSATVEASRNFANKLWNATRFALMNLGGETPASLGEPDPAALQLADRWILSRLARVNLDTTERYGNYGLGEAAKGLYEFAWNEVCDWYVELIKRRLNPGENPSPAALADQRTARQVLAKVLGELLVMLHPLMPHLSEELWHGLTGQPESSFLALQHWPVLDRAALDDQLEAQFAELIEAIRVVRNLRALAGLKPSQSAPVTFVTGRAELAALLQEASSDITALTRAESVAALSPEQAEAAPAAKALAGVSGELQVLLPIEGLVDLDALRGRLEKDIAKADRETKGLASRLANPNFADKAPPEVVLECKANLAEAEAQAALARRRLGELG, from the coding sequence ATGGGCCGAGCTCCCCGTCGCCACCGCCTCGCTGAAGACGGCAGTGGCATCGAACTACTGGCGAATCGAGAACCGGCGGAGGAAGCGACCGCTTCGGGCATAGCCATCAAGGAGGGTTGCGGGCGGCGTCTCGAAGAATTCAGCGTTCCGCTGCCGTTCCCTTTGAGACCATGGGAAGTCCTTCCGAACGCCACTGTGTCCCTGGCACCGCGCCCCTCAGTGACCGAGGCCCTGCCCAAGACCTACGACCCAGCGGGCACCGAGAGCCGCTGGCAGCAGGCCTGGGAGACCTCGGGAGCCTTCCACCCGGATCCTGCTGCGCAGGGTGAACCCTTCTCCGTCGTCATTCCGCCGCCGAACGTGACCGGCAGCCTGCACATGGGCCACGCCTTCAACACGGCCCTGATCGACACGATCGTGCGCTTCCAGCGCCTGCGGGGCAAAAACGTGTTGTGCCTGCCTGGCACCGACCACGCCTCGATCGCTGTGCAGACGATCCTCGAGAAGCAGCTCAAGGCTGAAGGAAAGCGCAATGAAGATCAGGGCCGCAAGGCATTCCTCGAGAAGGCCTGGGAGTGGAAGGCAGGCAGCGGCGGCACGATCGTGGGCCAGCTGCGCCGCCTGGGCTACTCGGTGGACTGGCGGCGGGAGCGCTTCACCCTCGATTCCGGCTGCAGCACCGCCGTGATCGAGGCCTTTAACCGCTTACACGAGCAGGGCCTGATCTACCGGGGCGAATACCTGGTGAACTGGTGCCCCGCCTCCGGTTCGGCGGTGAGTGATCTGGAGGTGGAGATGCAGGAGGTGGACGGCCACCTCTGGCACTTTCGCTATCCGCTCAGCAGCGGTGCCGGCTTCCTCGAGGTTGCCACCACTAGGCCCGAAACCCTGCTGGGCGACACGGCCGTGGCGGTGAACCCCAATGACCCGCGCTACTCGGCGCTGGTGGGGCAGACCCTCACCCTGCCGCTGGTGGGTCGCCAGATCCCGATCGTCGCCGACGACCACGTGGATGCCGAATTCGGCACCGGTTGTGTAAAGGTGACCCCCGCCCACGACCCCAACGACTTCGCGATCGGCCAGCGCCACGATCTGCCGCTGATCACGGTGATGGCCAAGGACGGCAGCATGAATGAGGCGGCAGGCCGCTTTGCAGGCCTGGATCGCTTCGAGGCCCGCCAGGCCGTGGTGGCGGCCATGGAGGCAGAAGGGTTCCTGGCTCGGGTGGAGCCCTACCGCCACAGCGTGCCCTTTTCCGATCGCGGCAAGGTGCCGGTGGAGCCGCTGCTTTCTACCCAGTGGTTCGTGAAAACCGAGCCCCTGGCAGCCCGTTGCCGTGAGGCCCTGGCCGCTGCCGCCGGGCCAGATCCGCGCTTTGTGCCGGAGCGCTGGGCCAAGGTGTATCGCGACTGGCTCACCGACATCCGCGACTGGTGCATATCCCGCCAGCTGTGGTGGGGCCACCGCATCCCCGCCTGGTTTGTGGTGAGCGAAACCGGCGGTGTGATTACCGACAACACGCCCTATGTGGTGGCGCGCGATGAGGCGGAAGCCATGGCGAAGGCCCGGGCCCAATTTGGCGGCGGCACTCACGCCCACCCCCTGCTGCTCGAGCAGGACCCCGACGCCCTCGATACCTGGTTCTCGAGCGGCCTCTGGCCCTTCTCGACCCTGGGCTGGCCGGACGAGCAGGCCTCCGACCTGGCCCGCTGGTATCCCACCAGCGTGCTGGTGACGGGCTTTGACATCATCTTTTTCTGGGTGGCCCGGATGACGATGCTGGCCGGCGCCTTTACGGGCCAGATGCCCTTCAAAGACGTGTACATCCACGGCCTGGTGCGGGATGAACAGAACCGCAAGATGAGCAAGTCTGCTGGCAACGGCATCGACCCGCTGCTTCTGATTGATCGTTATGGCGCCGATGCCCTGCGCTTTGCCTTAGTGCGCGAGGTGGCGGGGGCCGGTCAGGACATCCGCCTCGACTACGACCGCAAATCCGACACCTCCGCCACGGTGGAGGCCTCGCGCAACTTCGCCAACAAGCTCTGGAACGCCACCCGCTTCGCCTTGATGAACCTGGGCGGCGAGACGCCGGCCTCGCTGGGTGAGCCGGATCCAGCGGCCCTGCAGCTGGCCGACCGCTGGATCCTTTCGCGACTGGCCCGCGTCAATCTTGATACGACTGAGCGCTATGGCAACTACGGCCTGGGCGAGGCGGCCAAGGGGCTTTATGAGTTCGCCTGGAATGAGGTTTGCGACTGGTATGTGGAGCTGATCAAGCGGCGGCTCAACCCAGGTGAAAACCCGAGCCCAGCAGCTTTGGCCGACCAGCGCACCGCCCGCCAGGTGCTGGCCAAGGTGCTTGGCGAGTTGCTGGTGATGCTGCATCCGCTGATGCCGCACCTGAGTGAGGAGCTTTGGCACGGCCTCACTGGCCAGCCAGAGAGCAGCTTCCTGGCCTTGCAGCACTGGCCGGTGCTTGATCGGGCCGCTCTAGACGACCAGCTTGAGGCCCAGTTTGCCGAGCTGATCGAGGCGATTCGGGTGGTGCGCAACCTGCGGGCTTTGGCGGGGCTCAAGCCCAGCCAGAGCGCGCCGGTGACGTTTGTGACTGGTCGCGCTGAGCTGGCAGCCCTGTTGCAGGAGGCCAGCTCTGACATCACGGCCCTCACCCGAGCCGAGAGCGTGGCGGCGCTCAGCCCCGAGCAGGCCGAAGCTGCTCCGGCCGCCAAGGCCCTGGCCGGCGTGAGTGGTGAGCTGCAGGTGCTGCTGCCTATCGAGGGCCTGGTGGATCTCGACGCCCTGCGCGGCCGGCTGGAGAAGGACATCGCCAAGGCCGATAGGGAGACCAAGGGCCTGGCGAGTCGCCTCGCCAATCCCAACTTTGCAGATAAGGCCCCGCCTGAGGTGGTGCTGGAGTGCAAGGCAAACCTGGCCGAAGCCGAAGCCCAGGCGGCCCTGGCCCGCAGGCGGCTGGGGGAGTTGGGCTGA
- a CDS encoding class I SAM-dependent methyltransferase gives MPPTVSKVSKVLDDSQRFGDAPVEVRETDHYQQEYIEDFADRWDALIDWEARAEAEGDFFIRQLRDRGVRSVLDVATGTGFHSVRLLEEGFDVVSADGSPNMLAKAFRNARDRDLLLRTAQADWRFLNRDIHGEFDAVICLGNSFTHLFKERDRRKALAEYYAVLRHNGVLILDHRNYDRLLEGGAAVRSGRSGVYCGKNVEVGPEHVDDGLARFRYAFPDGSAYHLNMFPLRRGYVRRLMREVGFQKINTYGDFVSSHDDPDFYVHIAEKAYRFETDLTEI, from the coding sequence ATGCCACCAACTGTTTCCAAGGTCAGCAAGGTCCTTGACGATTCCCAGCGTTTCGGCGATGCGCCGGTCGAAGTTCGCGAAACCGATCACTACCAGCAGGAATACATCGAAGATTTTGCCGATCGCTGGGACGCACTGATCGACTGGGAGGCACGGGCTGAGGCGGAAGGAGATTTCTTCATCCGCCAGCTGCGCGACCGTGGCGTGCGCTCGGTTCTCGACGTGGCTACCGGCACGGGGTTTCACTCAGTGCGGCTGCTGGAGGAGGGATTCGACGTGGTGAGCGCTGACGGCAGCCCGAACATGCTGGCCAAGGCGTTCCGCAACGCCCGCGATCGCGACCTGCTGCTGCGCACCGCGCAGGCGGACTGGCGCTTCCTTAACCGTGACATTCACGGCGAGTTCGACGCTGTGATCTGCCTGGGCAACTCCTTCACCCATCTGTTCAAGGAACGCGACCGCCGCAAGGCCCTGGCTGAGTACTACGCGGTGCTCAGGCACAACGGGGTACTCATCCTCGACCACCGCAACTACGATCGCCTGCTTGAGGGCGGCGCGGCGGTCCGCTCCGGTAGGAGCGGTGTCTATTGCGGCAAGAACGTGGAGGTGGGCCCCGAGCATGTCGACGACGGTTTGGCCCGTTTTCGTTATGCCTTCCCTGATGGCAGCGCCTATCACCTCAACATGTTCCCGCTTCGCCGGGGCTACGTGCGGCGGCTGATGCGCGAGGTGGGATTCCAGAAGATCAATACCTACGGCGACTTCGTCTCAAGCCACGACGATCCTGACTTCTACGTGCACATCGCCGAGAAGGCCTACCGCTTCGAGACCGACCTCACCGAGATCTGA
- a CDS encoding ABC transporter permease yields the protein MPLVDALPMPAQLPGRLPLGSAAEPVVVWLLEHAQPLFNGVFALVDGLTQAVESLLLLPPPWLACLLIFLLGIWRLGAGFGLAALLALALVVGLGLWSPMVATLALVLSATAICVLLGFPLGILAARSERAWGLLRPLLDLMQTMPAFVYLIPAVMFFGTGKVPGTIATVIFAMPPAVRLTRLGIQEVSADLIEAGLAFGCTPGQLLRRVQIPAALPTLMTGLNQTIMLALSMVVIASMIGAGGLGDMVLRGIQQLDLGLGIEGGLAVVILAVLLDRLGQSFACRPRSMGQRLRELARLWGVWR from the coding sequence ATGCCACTGGTCGATGCCCTGCCGATGCCGGCGCAGCTGCCGGGCCGCCTGCCGCTCGGGTCCGCAGCGGAGCCCGTGGTGGTCTGGCTGCTGGAGCACGCCCAGCCCCTGTTCAACGGCGTCTTCGCCCTGGTGGACGGCCTCACTCAGGCGGTGGAGAGCCTCCTGCTGCTGCCGCCGCCCTGGCTGGCCTGCCTGCTGATCTTTCTGCTGGGGATCTGGCGCCTCGGTGCGGGCTTCGGTCTTGCCGCCCTGCTCGCCCTGGCCTTGGTGGTGGGCCTGGGCCTGTGGTCGCCGATGGTCGCCACCCTTGCTCTGGTGCTCTCGGCCACCGCGATCTGCGTGCTGCTTGGGTTCCCGCTGGGGATCCTGGCGGCCCGCAGCGAGCGGGCCTGGGGCCTGCTACGGCCGCTGCTCGACCTGATGCAGACGATGCCGGCCTTCGTCTACCTGATCCCGGCGGTGATGTTCTTCGGCACTGGCAAGGTTCCGGGCACGATCGCCACGGTGATTTTTGCGATGCCTCCGGCGGTGCGCCTCACCCGTCTGGGGATCCAGGAGGTATCGGCGGATCTGATTGAGGCCGGGCTCGCCTTCGGCTGCACCCCTGGCCAGCTCCTGCGCCGGGTGCAGATCCCGGCGGCGTTGCCGACGTTGATGACAGGTCTTAACCAGACGATCATGCTTGCCCTCTCGATGGTGGTGATCGCCTCGATGATCGGCGCCGGCGGCCTTGGCGACATGGTGCTGCGCGGCATCCAGCAGCTCGACTTGGGGCTCGGGATCGAGGGGGGGCTCGCCGTGGTGATCCTGGCGGTGCTGCTCGATCGCCTCGGCCAGAGCTTCGCCTGCCGACCTCGCAGTATGGGCCAGCGGCTGAGGGAGCTGGCCCGGCTCTGGGGAGTGTGGCGATGA